One window of the Candidatus Tanganyikabacteria bacterium genome contains the following:
- a CDS encoding proline--tRNA ligase has protein sequence MQQQTKPAKAREYAISPTRQDDYPEWYQQVIKAADMAETSPVRGCMVIKPWGYALWENMQRVLDRMFKETGHVNAYFPLFIPLSFFEKEAEHVEGFAKECAVVTHHRLEPKPGGGLRPAGELEEPLVVRPTSETIIGAMFAKWTQSYRDLPLLINQWANVVRWELRTRLFLRTAEFLWQEGHTAHASEAEAREETMRMLDVYAAFAQDYMAMPVVKGEKCSWERFPGAVDTYAIEAMMQDRKALQAGTSHFLGQNFAKASEIKFLNKEGIEEYAWTTSWGVSTRLVGALIMAHGDDDGLVLPPRLAARQIVILPIYRNDEERTTVLEYCRTLQAELQAKPYADGRLQVELDDRDMRGGEKAWFHIKRGVPVRIEIGPRDVAADSVFMGRRDREPRDKQSLPRAEFLAGATALLDEIQQGLFDRALRFRTENTREITDRAEFEAFFTPQNAEKPEIHGGFAIAPFVDDPAIADELARLKVTVRCIPLDQEPKPGKCLFTGKATDRRAIFAKAY, from the coding sequence ATGCAACAGCAGACCAAGCCCGCCAAGGCGCGCGAGTACGCGATCTCGCCCACGCGCCAGGACGACTACCCCGAGTGGTACCAGCAGGTCATCAAGGCCGCGGACATGGCGGAGACCTCGCCGGTGCGCGGCTGCATGGTCATCAAGCCCTGGGGCTACGCGCTCTGGGAGAACATGCAGCGGGTGCTCGACCGCATGTTCAAGGAGACCGGGCACGTCAACGCGTACTTCCCGCTCTTCATCCCGCTCTCGTTCTTCGAGAAGGAAGCCGAGCACGTCGAGGGCTTCGCCAAGGAATGCGCGGTCGTCACCCACCACCGGCTGGAACCCAAGCCGGGCGGCGGCCTGCGGCCGGCGGGCGAACTCGAGGAGCCCCTGGTCGTCCGCCCCACCAGCGAGACCATCATCGGCGCGATGTTCGCCAAGTGGACGCAGAGCTACCGCGACCTGCCGTTGCTCATCAACCAGTGGGCCAACGTCGTCCGGTGGGAACTGCGCACGCGCCTGTTTTTGCGCACGGCCGAGTTCCTGTGGCAGGAAGGCCACACGGCCCACGCCTCCGAGGCCGAAGCCCGCGAGGAGACGATGCGCATGCTCGACGTCTACGCGGCCTTCGCCCAGGACTACATGGCCATGCCGGTCGTCAAGGGCGAGAAGTGCTCGTGGGAACGCTTCCCCGGCGCGGTGGACACCTACGCGATCGAGGCGATGATGCAGGATCGCAAGGCCCTGCAGGCCGGCACGTCGCACTTCCTGGGCCAGAACTTCGCGAAGGCCTCCGAGATCAAGTTCCTCAACAAGGAGGGCATCGAGGAGTACGCCTGGACCACGTCGTGGGGCGTGTCAACCCGCCTGGTGGGGGCGCTGATCATGGCGCACGGCGACGACGACGGCCTGGTGCTGCCGCCGAGGCTCGCCGCGCGGCAAATCGTCATCCTGCCGATCTATCGCAACGACGAGGAACGCACCACCGTGCTGGAGTACTGCCGCACGCTGCAAGCGGAGTTGCAGGCCAAGCCCTATGCCGATGGCCGGTTGCAGGTCGAACTCGACGATCGCGACATGCGGGGCGGCGAAAAGGCGTGGTTCCACATCAAGCGCGGCGTGCCCGTCCGCATCGAGATAGGGCCCCGCGACGTCGCGGCCGATTCGGTCTTCATGGGCCGCCGCGACCGCGAGCCCAGGGACAAGCAGTCGCTACCGCGCGCCGAGTTCTTGGCCGGCGCGACCGCGTTGCTCGACGAGATCCAGCAAGGGCTCTTCGACCGGGCGCTGCGGTTTCGCACCGAGAACACCCGGGAAATCACTGACCGCGCCGAGTTCGAGGCCTTCTTCACCCCGCAGAATGCCGAGAAGCCCGAGATCCACGGCGGCTTCGCCATCGCCCCCTTCGTGGACGATCCGGCCATCGCCGACGAACTGGCCAGGCTCAAGGTCACCGTGCGCTGCATCCCCCTTGACCAGGAGCCAAAGCCCGGGAAGTGCCTCTTCACCGGCAAGGCGACCGATCGCCGGGCAATCTTCGCCAAGGCGTACTAG